A region of Lycium barbarum isolate Lr01 chromosome 3, ASM1917538v2, whole genome shotgun sequence DNA encodes the following proteins:
- the LOC132631729 gene encoding monocopper oxidase-like protein SKS1 isoform X1, with amino-acid sequence MASFMGSFFVHRVCCIALIFTLCFAADPFAIFDLEYSYITVSPLGIPQQVIAVNGKFPGPVLNVTTNYNVVVNVKNQLDENLLVTWSGIQMRRTSWQVGVLGTNCPIPATWNFTYQFQVKDQIGSFFYFPSLNMQRAAGGFGSFIVTNRNIIPIPFSPPHGDIVIIIGDWYTCSHTALRKDLDAGKLLGMPDGVLINGKGPYRYNTTLVPDGIDHETINVDPGKTYRVRVHNVGSSTCLNFRIQNHNLLLVETEGYYTSQQNYTSVDIHVGQSYTFLVTMDQNASSDYYVVASARFVNQTIWQKVTGVAVLHYSNSKGKAAGPLPDPPNDVYDTSYALNQAMSIRQNVSASGARPNPQGSFHYGQINVTDVYLLKSVPPVSIDGKLRATYNGISFKNPATPMRLADVYYVKGVYKLDFPTKPMNRPPKVDTSIINATYKGFIEVVLQNNDTVVQSFHMDGYSFFVVGMGFGEWTENNRGSYNRWDAISRSTTQVFPGGWTAVLVSLDNVGVWNLRAENLDRWYLGQETYMRIINPEDHSNKTEMRVPHNVLYCGALSYKQKKQKTSSATSIFGSSELYFTLLLVFSAVISLVC; translated from the exons ATGGCTTCTTTTATGGGGTCATTTTTTGTGCACCGTGTGTGttgcattgctttgattttcaCTCTTTGCTTTGCTGCTGACCCTTTTGCTATTTTTGACTTGGAATACTCATATATCACTGTTTCTCCTCTTGGCATTCCCCAACag GTTATAGCTGTGAATGGGAAATTTCCAGGTCCTGTCCTTAATGTTACAACCAATTATAATGTTGTGGTGAACGTGAAGAACCAATTGGATGAAAATCTTCTGGTCACTTG GTCTGGAATTCAGATGCGACGGACGTCCTGGCAAGTCGGAGTTCTTGGTACAAATTGTCCCATTCCTGCTACATGGAACTTCACTTATCAGTTTCAAGTAAAGGATCAGATTGGTAGCTTCTTCTATTTCCCTTCCCTCAACATGCAGAGGGCAGCTGGTGGTTTTGGTTCTTTTATTGTCACGAACCGTAACATTATCCCTATTCCTTTTAGCCCTCCTCATGGGGATATAGTGATAATTATTGGCGATTGGTACACCTGCAGCCATACG GCTTTAAGGAAGGACCTTGATGCTGGGAAGCTATTGGGAATGCCAGATGGAGTACTTATTAATGGAAAAGGCCCATACAGATACAACACGACGCTCGTACCTGATGGCATTGACCATGAAACAATAAATGTTGATCCAG GCAAAACCTATCGGGTTCGGGTGCACAATGTTGGAAGCTCTACTTGTTTGAATTTTAGGATTCAAAATCATAATTTACTGTTGGTGGAGACGGAGGGATATTACACTTCGCAGCAGAATTATACTAGTGTAGATATTCATGTTGGACAGTCTTACACATTTCTGGTTACCATGGATCAGAATGCAAGTAGTGATTACTATGTTGTGGCGAGTGCTAGATTTGTAAATCAAACAATCTGGCAAAAAGTAACTGGTGTTGCGGTTTTACATTATTCCAACTCCAAAGGAAAGGCTGCTGGCCCCCTTCCAGACCCTCCAAATGATGTTTATGACACATCTTATGCATTGAATCAGGCCATGTCCATCAG GCAAAATGTTTCTGCAAGTGGAGCTCGGCCGAATCCTCAAGGATCTTTCCATTATGGTCAAATTAATGTCACAGATGTTTATTTGCTAAAGAGTGTGCCACCAGTGTCAATTGATGGAAAGCTTCGAGCTACCTATAATGGGATTTCATTTAAAAATCCTGCTACTCCAATGAGGCTTGCTGATGTATACTATGTGAAGGGTGTCTACAAGCTTGATTTCCCAACCAAGCCAATGAACAGACCACCCAAGGTGGACACTTCCATTATCAATGCCACATACAAGGGATTTATAGAAGTCGTATTGCAGAACAATGACACTGTAGTCCAGAGCTTTCACATGGATGGTTACTCATTTTTTGTTGTTGG GATGGGTTTTGGAGAATGGACAGAGAACAACAGGGGATCTTATAATAGGTGGGATGCAATTTCCCGGTCTACGACTCAG GTTTTCCCCGGAGGATGGACAGCAGTTTTGGTATCTCTTGACAACGTTGGGGTATGGAACCTCAGAGCAGAAAACCTGGACAGGTGGTATCTAGGGCAGGAAACGTATATGAGAATTATCAATCCCGAAGATCATAGCAACAAAACAGAAATGCGAGTGCCTCACAATGTTCTCTACTGTGGTGCTCTTAGTTATAAGCAAAA GAAACAGAAAACATCTTCAGCGACTTCCATATTTGGAAGCTCAGAGCTATATTTTACATTGCTGTTGGTGTTCTCTGCTGTTATCAGTCTTGTATGTTAG
- the LOC132631729 gene encoding monocopper oxidase-like protein SKS1 isoform X2: protein MRRTSWQVGVLGTNCPIPATWNFTYQFQVKDQIGSFFYFPSLNMQRAAGGFGSFIVTNRNIIPIPFSPPHGDIVIIIGDWYTCSHTALRKDLDAGKLLGMPDGVLINGKGPYRYNTTLVPDGIDHETINVDPGKTYRVRVHNVGSSTCLNFRIQNHNLLLVETEGYYTSQQNYTSVDIHVGQSYTFLVTMDQNASSDYYVVASARFVNQTIWQKVTGVAVLHYSNSKGKAAGPLPDPPNDVYDTSYALNQAMSIRQNVSASGARPNPQGSFHYGQINVTDVYLLKSVPPVSIDGKLRATYNGISFKNPATPMRLADVYYVKGVYKLDFPTKPMNRPPKVDTSIINATYKGFIEVVLQNNDTVVQSFHMDGYSFFVVGMGFGEWTENNRGSYNRWDAISRSTTQVFPGGWTAVLVSLDNVGVWNLRAENLDRWYLGQETYMRIINPEDHSNKTEMRVPHNVLYCGALSYKQKKQKTSSATSIFGSSELYFTLLLVFSAVISLVC, encoded by the exons ATGCGACGGACGTCCTGGCAAGTCGGAGTTCTTGGTACAAATTGTCCCATTCCTGCTACATGGAACTTCACTTATCAGTTTCAAGTAAAGGATCAGATTGGTAGCTTCTTCTATTTCCCTTCCCTCAACATGCAGAGGGCAGCTGGTGGTTTTGGTTCTTTTATTGTCACGAACCGTAACATTATCCCTATTCCTTTTAGCCCTCCTCATGGGGATATAGTGATAATTATTGGCGATTGGTACACCTGCAGCCATACG GCTTTAAGGAAGGACCTTGATGCTGGGAAGCTATTGGGAATGCCAGATGGAGTACTTATTAATGGAAAAGGCCCATACAGATACAACACGACGCTCGTACCTGATGGCATTGACCATGAAACAATAAATGTTGATCCAG GCAAAACCTATCGGGTTCGGGTGCACAATGTTGGAAGCTCTACTTGTTTGAATTTTAGGATTCAAAATCATAATTTACTGTTGGTGGAGACGGAGGGATATTACACTTCGCAGCAGAATTATACTAGTGTAGATATTCATGTTGGACAGTCTTACACATTTCTGGTTACCATGGATCAGAATGCAAGTAGTGATTACTATGTTGTGGCGAGTGCTAGATTTGTAAATCAAACAATCTGGCAAAAAGTAACTGGTGTTGCGGTTTTACATTATTCCAACTCCAAAGGAAAGGCTGCTGGCCCCCTTCCAGACCCTCCAAATGATGTTTATGACACATCTTATGCATTGAATCAGGCCATGTCCATCAG GCAAAATGTTTCTGCAAGTGGAGCTCGGCCGAATCCTCAAGGATCTTTCCATTATGGTCAAATTAATGTCACAGATGTTTATTTGCTAAAGAGTGTGCCACCAGTGTCAATTGATGGAAAGCTTCGAGCTACCTATAATGGGATTTCATTTAAAAATCCTGCTACTCCAATGAGGCTTGCTGATGTATACTATGTGAAGGGTGTCTACAAGCTTGATTTCCCAACCAAGCCAATGAACAGACCACCCAAGGTGGACACTTCCATTATCAATGCCACATACAAGGGATTTATAGAAGTCGTATTGCAGAACAATGACACTGTAGTCCAGAGCTTTCACATGGATGGTTACTCATTTTTTGTTGTTGG GATGGGTTTTGGAGAATGGACAGAGAACAACAGGGGATCTTATAATAGGTGGGATGCAATTTCCCGGTCTACGACTCAG GTTTTCCCCGGAGGATGGACAGCAGTTTTGGTATCTCTTGACAACGTTGGGGTATGGAACCTCAGAGCAGAAAACCTGGACAGGTGGTATCTAGGGCAGGAAACGTATATGAGAATTATCAATCCCGAAGATCATAGCAACAAAACAGAAATGCGAGTGCCTCACAATGTTCTCTACTGTGGTGCTCTTAGTTATAAGCAAAA GAAACAGAAAACATCTTCAGCGACTTCCATATTTGGAAGCTCAGAGCTATATTTTACATTGCTGTTGGTGTTCTCTGCTGTTATCAGTCTTGTATGTTAG